In the Populus trichocarpa isolate Nisqually-1 chromosome 1, P.trichocarpa_v4.1, whole genome shotgun sequence genome, one interval contains:
- the LOC18095493 gene encoding histidine biosynthesis bifunctional protein hisIE, chloroplastic isoform X1, with product MAAFHCIQALRVPSRTHVFFPIGDQNRYNIINKKQRGFLVFASADKKSDKEIYLKSKVETLLDSVKWDDKGLAVGIAQNIDTGAVLMQGFVNSDALATTISSQKATFYSRSRSALWTKGETSKNFINVHDIYLDCDRDSIIYLGKPDGPTCHTGSETCYYTSVPDLLENKQVDGNKLALTTLYSLETIISERKAELALPQIGKPSWTKRLLLDHDLLCLKIREEADELCRTLEDNEDQARTADEMGDVLYHAMVLMAVKGVKIEEVLEVLRKRFFQSGIEEKRSRG from the exons ATGGCTGCCTTTCATTGTATTCAAGCTCTAAGAGTCCCATCAAGAACCCATGTTTTCTTTCCTATTGGGGATCAGAACAGATATAATATTATCAACAAGAAGCAAAGGGGTTTTCTAGTTTTTGCTTCTGCTGATAAAAAATCTGATAAAGAGATCTATCTTAAATCAAAG GTCGAGACATTGTTAGACAGTGTAAAATGGGACGACAAAGGTTTGGCAGTGGGCATAGCTCAAAATATTGACACAGGAGCAGTATTAATGCAAGGCTTTGTGAACAGTGATGCACTCGCTACAACAATTTCCTCTCAGAAGGCAACATTTTATAGCAGGTCACGTTCAGCTCTGTGGACAAAAGGAGAAACGTCGAAGAATTTTATCAATGTTCATGACATCTATCTTGATTGTGACCGTGACTCT ATAATTTACCTTGGGAAGCCGGATGGACCTACCTGCCACACAGGGTCAGAAACTTGCTACTACACATCAGTCCCTgacttgttagaaaataaacag GTTGATGGAAATAAGTTGGCGCTGACAACTTTGTACTCGTTGGAAACAATAATTTCCGAGCGCAAAGCTGAATTAGCATTGCCACAAATTGGAAAACCCTCATGGACTAAACGATTACTACTTGATCATGACTTACTCTGCTTGAAAATCAG GGAAGAGGCAGATGAATTATGCCGAACACTAGAGGACAATGAGGACCAAGCACGTACTGCCGATGAAATGGGGGATGTACTTTATCATGCCATGGTTCTAATGGCAGTTAAAGGTGTAAAAATAGAAGAGGTGCTAGAAGTTCTACGGAAGAGATTTTTTCAGTCAGGTATCGAGGAAAAGAGAAGTCGTGGGTAG
- the LOC18095493 gene encoding histidine biosynthesis bifunctional protein hisIE, chloroplastic isoform X2, translated as MQGFVNSDALATTISSQKATFYSRSRSALWTKGETSKNFINVHDIYLDCDRDSIIYLGKPDGPTCHTGSETCYYTSVPDLLENKQVDGNKLALTTLYSLETIISERKAELALPQIGKPSWTKRLLLDHDLLCLKIREEADELCRTLEDNEDQARTADEMGDVLYHAMVLMAVKGVKIEEVLEVLRKRFFQSGIEEKRSRG; from the exons ATGCAAGGCTTTGTGAACAGTGATGCACTCGCTACAACAATTTCCTCTCAGAAGGCAACATTTTATAGCAGGTCACGTTCAGCTCTGTGGACAAAAGGAGAAACGTCGAAGAATTTTATCAATGTTCATGACATCTATCTTGATTGTGACCGTGACTCT ATAATTTACCTTGGGAAGCCGGATGGACCTACCTGCCACACAGGGTCAGAAACTTGCTACTACACATCAGTCCCTgacttgttagaaaataaacag GTTGATGGAAATAAGTTGGCGCTGACAACTTTGTACTCGTTGGAAACAATAATTTCCGAGCGCAAAGCTGAATTAGCATTGCCACAAATTGGAAAACCCTCATGGACTAAACGATTACTACTTGATCATGACTTACTCTGCTTGAAAATCAG GGAAGAGGCAGATGAATTATGCCGAACACTAGAGGACAATGAGGACCAAGCACGTACTGCCGATGAAATGGGGGATGTACTTTATCATGCCATGGTTCTAATGGCAGTTAAAGGTGTAAAAATAGAAGAGGTGCTAGAAGTTCTACGGAAGAGATTTTTTCAGTCAGGTATCGAGGAAAAGAGAAGTCGTGGGTAG